One window of Chloroflexus aggregans DSM 9485 genomic DNA carries:
- a CDS encoding cystathionine gamma-synthase family protein, whose translation MTKQSKQTIIDGHRLHPESLMMSYGYIPALSEGAIKCPIFQTSTFVFQSAEEGKAFFEIAYGLRRPHEGEEIGLIYSRHNNPDLEILEDRLTLWDQAEVAAVFASGMAAITTTLLTFLRPGDVIVHSEPVYGGTDYLLKHILPAFGIRRYGFVSGVSPEQVETQLWRAGLFDAVGMIYLETPANPTNALVDIAGFAALAQRMPRRVLTAVDNTFLGPLWQHPLAHGADLVLYSATKYIGGHSDVIAGVCLGSRELIAQVKGMRTIMGTMAGAHTGWLLLRSLETLKVRMEAQQAGARRVADFLANHPKVARVYYLGHLHSDDPQYHIYRRQCLGPGAMISFDLHGGEAEAFRFLNHLQLIHLAVSLGGTESLAEHPATMTHADVDPEERLEFGIGPAMIRLSVGVEHPEDLIADLNQALRAV comes from the coding sequence ATGACCAAACAGAGTAAACAAACCATCATTGACGGCCATCGGCTGCATCCGGAAAGCCTGATGATGAGCTATGGCTACATCCCGGCACTTTCAGAAGGTGCGATTAAGTGTCCGATCTTTCAAACATCAACGTTTGTGTTTCAGTCGGCAGAAGAGGGGAAAGCCTTTTTTGAGATCGCCTATGGTCTGCGCCGTCCCCACGAAGGTGAAGAGATTGGGCTGATCTACAGTCGACATAACAATCCCGACCTTGAGATATTGGAAGATCGCCTGACGTTGTGGGATCAGGCTGAAGTGGCAGCGGTGTTCGCGAGCGGAATGGCAGCGATTACCACGACCCTGCTGACGTTTCTGCGCCCCGGCGACGTGATTGTGCATAGCGAGCCGGTCTACGGTGGCACCGATTACCTGCTCAAACACATTTTGCCGGCCTTTGGCATCCGGCGGTACGGCTTTGTCTCAGGCGTTTCACCCGAACAGGTCGAGACTCAGCTCTGGCGGGCCGGATTGTTTGACGCAGTGGGGATGATCTACCTCGAAACACCGGCCAACCCGACCAACGCGCTGGTGGATATTGCCGGCTTCGCGGCGTTGGCGCAGCGTATGCCGCGTCGGGTACTCACTGCGGTTGATAACACCTTCCTTGGCCCACTCTGGCAGCATCCATTGGCGCACGGCGCCGATTTGGTACTCTATTCTGCGACGAAGTACATTGGTGGGCATAGTGATGTGATTGCCGGTGTGTGTCTCGGTAGCCGCGAGCTAATCGCACAGGTCAAGGGTATGCGCACGATTATGGGCACGATGGCGGGCGCGCATACCGGCTGGCTCCTCTTGCGGTCGCTCGAAACGCTGAAGGTGCGGATGGAGGCACAACAAGCCGGGGCACGGCGTGTAGCCGATTTCTTAGCCAACCATCCCAAAGTGGCACGGGTCTATTATTTAGGTCATCTCCACAGTGATGATCCCCAATACCACATTTACCGGCGGCAGTGTTTGGGGCCGGGAGCGATGATTTCCTTTGATCTGCACGGTGGTGAAGCCGAAGCGTTTCGCTTCCTCAACCATCTGCAACTGATCCATTTGGCGGTGAGTTTGGGCGGCACCGAATCGCTCGCCGAGCATCCGGCGACGATGACCCATGCCGATGTCGACCCGGAAGAGCGGCTCGAGTTCGGGATCGGCCCGGCGATGATTCGGCTATCGGTTGGGGTGGAGCATCCTGAAGATTTGATAGCCGATCTGAATCAAGCACTACGCGCAGTCTAA